A window of Streptomyces sp. N50 contains these coding sequences:
- a CDS encoding glycoside hydrolase family 88 protein translates to MDRRRFLTTTGGVALAAVGLSALTGIGGPRAMAAPAAVPSSALPSRAAIIAVLRRVADHWIAAHGNPGNNQWANATFFSGLLSLYSLTKDARYLGYARSWAEQNNYALNGGSSTRIADNQNAGQAYLDLYALEPDPHKISAIETSLHRMTYTDQVDKNDDWWWADALHMAMPPFARLGTLRGDARYYQKLYSLYQHTKHAEGGPGLLNPATGLWYRDKNFLPGHIVSPSGKPVVWSRGNGWVAAAHVKTLKALPPTQSDTAEYRDTLTRLVTALPPIQRPDGFWNVNLADPTHFPGPESSGTSFFVCAIAYAVATALVDRATYLPVAARAWNGLVTTAVHPDGVLGYVQGVGDRPDSSQPVTYDTTADFGVGAFLHAGVELAALAS, encoded by the coding sequence ATGGACCGACGACGCTTCCTGACCACGACGGGTGGCGTTGCGCTCGCCGCTGTGGGACTGTCCGCGCTGACCGGCATCGGAGGGCCGCGCGCAATGGCGGCCCCCGCCGCCGTGCCCTCGTCCGCTCTGCCCTCGCGCGCCGCGATCATCGCCGTACTGCGCCGAGTCGCCGACCACTGGATCGCCGCCCACGGCAACCCGGGCAACAACCAGTGGGCCAACGCGACTTTCTTCTCCGGCCTGCTGTCCCTGTACTCCCTGACCAAGGACGCCCGCTACCTCGGCTACGCCCGGTCCTGGGCCGAGCAGAACAACTACGCCCTCAACGGGGGCTCCAGCACCCGGATCGCCGACAACCAGAACGCCGGACAGGCGTATCTCGACCTCTACGCGCTGGAACCCGACCCGCACAAGATCAGCGCCATCGAAACCTCGCTGCACCGCATGACCTACACCGACCAAGTCGACAAGAACGACGACTGGTGGTGGGCCGACGCCCTCCACATGGCGATGCCGCCCTTCGCCCGCCTCGGCACCCTGCGCGGCGACGCCCGCTATTACCAGAAGCTGTACAGCCTGTACCAGCACACCAAGCACGCCGAGGGCGGCCCCGGCCTGCTGAACCCGGCAACCGGCCTGTGGTACCGCGACAAGAACTTCCTGCCCGGCCACATAGTCTCCCCCTCCGGCAAGCCCGTCGTCTGGTCGCGGGGCAACGGCTGGGTGGCCGCAGCCCATGTCAAGACCCTCAAGGCCCTGCCGCCCACCCAGTCCGACACCGCCGAGTACCGCGACACCCTCACCCGCCTGGTGACCGCCCTCCCTCCGATCCAGCGCCCCGACGGATTCTGGAACGTCAACCTTGCCGACCCCACCCACTTCCCCGGCCCCGAGAGCAGCGGCACGTCCTTCTTCGTCTGTGCCATCGCCTACGCCGTCGCCACCGCCCTCGTCGACCGGGCCACCTATCTGCCGGTCGCAGCCCGGGCCTGGAACGGCCTGGTCACCACCGCCGTCCACCCTGACGGCGTCCTCGGCTACGTCCAGGGAGTGGGTGACCGCCCCGACTCCAGCCAGCCCGTCACCTACGACACCACTGCGGACTTCGGGGTCGGCGCCTTCCTCCACGCGGGAGTGGAACTGGCGGCCCTCGCATCCTGA
- a CDS encoding alginate lyase family protein produces the protein MRSTALSRFAGLSAVLGVVAAAAVMAPASASPAPAPEAATRATVVQPGTAKAAAVAASPAVFVHPGVNLDSAQLDFVRAKVQAGAQPWKAAYDSMTASAYASLSRSPKPRATVECGPSSNPNNGCTDEREDAIAAYTDALAWYINRDDRYAQKAIQLMDAWSATIRNHTNDNAPLQTGWAGSSWPKAAEIIKAAHGNWPNAGRFATMLRTVYLPLVVNGSNRTGNWDLTMLEAAVSISVFLDDHTGYDTAIGHYLQRVPAFVYLASDGALPKTVPSQHLTTRDQIVGFWFGASTFTTGITQETCRDFTHTGYGISSISHVLETARIQGQDLYPQVGERLRQALGFQSKYQLGAAVPSTVCGGTLKLGLGPVTEVGFNTLNTLHGVAMANTQTLTERNRPAGTNNLFVAWETLTNAQNPN, from the coding sequence ATGCGTTCAACAGCCCTCTCCCGGTTCGCCGGCCTGTCCGCCGTGCTCGGCGTTGTGGCGGCCGCAGCCGTCATGGCTCCCGCCTCGGCCTCCCCGGCACCCGCGCCGGAAGCAGCCACGCGGGCCACAGTCGTTCAGCCCGGCACCGCCAAAGCCGCAGCAGTTGCCGCATCGCCCGCGGTGTTCGTGCACCCGGGCGTGAACCTTGACTCCGCCCAGCTCGACTTCGTGCGGGCCAAGGTCCAGGCGGGGGCCCAGCCGTGGAAGGCCGCGTACGACAGCATGACGGCGAGCGCGTACGCCTCGCTGTCACGCAGCCCCAAACCCCGGGCGACGGTGGAGTGCGGCCCCTCCTCGAATCCCAACAACGGCTGTACCGACGAACGCGAGGACGCGATAGCCGCGTACACCGATGCGCTGGCCTGGTACATCAACCGCGACGACCGCTACGCGCAGAAGGCGATCCAGCTCATGGACGCCTGGTCCGCGACCATCCGTAACCACACCAACGACAACGCCCCACTGCAGACCGGCTGGGCGGGCTCCTCCTGGCCCAAGGCGGCCGAGATCATCAAGGCCGCGCACGGCAACTGGCCCAACGCCGGCCGCTTCGCGACGATGCTGCGCACCGTCTATCTCCCGCTGGTCGTCAACGGCTCCAACCGCACCGGCAACTGGGACCTGACGATGCTGGAGGCGGCCGTCAGCATTTCTGTGTTCCTTGACGACCACACCGGCTACGACACCGCGATCGGCCATTACCTGCAGCGCGTTCCCGCCTTCGTCTACCTCGCCTCGGACGGCGCGCTGCCCAAGACCGTGCCCAGCCAGCACCTCACCACTCGCGACCAGATCGTCGGCTTCTGGTTCGGCGCAAGCACCTTCACCACCGGCATCACCCAGGAAACCTGCCGCGACTTCACCCACACCGGCTACGGCATCTCCTCGATCTCCCACGTCCTGGAGACCGCCCGCATCCAGGGACAGGACCTCTATCCGCAGGTCGGTGAACGGCTACGGCAGGCACTGGGCTTCCAGTCGAAGTACCAACTCGGCGCGGCCGTCCCGTCCACGGTGTGCGGCGGCACTCTCAAACTCGGACTCGGCCCCGTCACCGAGGTCGGCTTCAACACGCTGAACACCCTCCACGGCGTCGCGATGGCCAACACCCAGACCCTCACCGAGCGAAACCGCCCGGCCGGCACGAACAACCTCTTCGTGGCCTGGGAAACCCTCACCAACGCCCAGAACCCCAACTGA
- a CDS encoding spore-associated protein gives MIFNHSLLAGTALAALAVGATTVLAGPASAAPNTTAQKVCGSSYKTVNSAPVGTQGTVYLTYNASNGKNCVATIRTNPGVARDMGAWIYVSDTDEYAQDEGAYTSYAGPTYVQGRAHCVDWGGHIDNVYVYVTGSNCAALKEHRVTTVR, from the coding sequence ATGATATTCAATCATTCTCTTCTCGCCGGTACCGCGTTGGCGGCCCTGGCAGTCGGCGCGACGACCGTTCTGGCCGGCCCCGCCTCCGCAGCACCGAACACCACCGCGCAGAAGGTCTGCGGAAGCAGCTACAAGACCGTCAACTCCGCGCCCGTCGGCACGCAGGGCACCGTCTACCTGACCTACAACGCCTCCAACGGCAAGAACTGCGTCGCGACCATCCGCACCAACCCCGGCGTCGCGCGCGACATGGGCGCGTGGATCTACGTGTCCGACACCGACGAGTACGCCCAGGACGAGGGCGCGTACACCTCGTACGCCGGACCGACCTATGTCCAGGGCAGGGCCCACTGCGTCGACTGGGGCGGCCACATCGACAACGTGTACGTCTACGTGACGGGCTCCAACTGCGCCGCGCTGAAGGAGCACCGGGTCACCACGGTCCGCTGA